One Streptomyces coeruleorubidus DNA segment encodes these proteins:
- a CDS encoding DNA polymerase III subunit gamma/tau → MLWPNILEAVKNRRRFTWILLSQNAQVTGFDGTTLQLGFVNAGARDNFLSSGSEDVLRQALGEQFNVQWKIEAIVDPSGGSAPQAPGGPSGFGGGQGGPGGHGGHSGSAGGYGGGGGGGYNTGPGPGPGSGGTATAQRPATSQSAAPSTPAQQPSAPTRGSAPTAPTAPVPQPSAPEPRSVSVEDDIPEDDDPDLDESALSGQELIVRELGATVVEEFSNEP, encoded by the coding sequence ATGCTCTGGCCGAACATCCTGGAAGCGGTCAAGAACCGCCGTCGCTTCACCTGGATCCTGCTCAGCCAGAACGCCCAGGTGACCGGCTTCGACGGCACGACCCTCCAGCTCGGTTTCGTCAACGCCGGCGCGCGCGACAACTTCCTGAGCAGCGGCAGTGAGGACGTGCTGCGGCAGGCGCTGGGCGAGCAGTTCAACGTCCAGTGGAAGATCGAGGCGATCGTCGACCCCTCCGGCGGCTCCGCGCCGCAGGCCCCGGGCGGCCCCTCCGGGTTCGGAGGTGGCCAGGGCGGACCTGGCGGCCACGGCGGCCACAGCGGCAGCGCCGGTGGCTACGGCGGCGGTGGCGGCGGCGGATACAACACCGGCCCCGGCCCCGGCCCCGGCAGCGGCGGTACGGCGACCGCCCAGCGCCCTGCCACGTCCCAGTCGGCCGCCCCGTCCACCCCCGCCCAGCAGCCGAGCGCGCCCACCCGCGGCTCCGCTCCGACTGCACCCACCGCCCCCGTACCCCAGCCCTCCGCCCCGGAGCCCCGGTCGGTCTCCGTCGAGGACGACATCCCCGAGGACGACGACCCCGACCTCGACGAGTCGGCCCTCTCCGGCCAGGAGCTGATCGTCCGGGAGCTGGGGGCGACGGTGGTGGAGGAATTCTCGAACGAGCCCTGA
- a CDS encoding phosphoribosylaminoimidazolesuccinocarboxamide synthase, with protein sequence MSGFVEKPEPIQVPGLVHLHTGKVRELYQNEAGDLVMVASDRISAFDWVLPTEIPDKGRILTQLSLWWFDQLADLIPNHVLSTELPAGAPADWAGRTLVCKSLQMVPVECVARGYLTGSGLVEYNDSRTVCGLALPEGLVDGSELPAPIFTPATKAAVGEHDENVSYEEVARQVGADTAARLRQATLAVYSRGRDIARDRGIILADTKFEFGFDGDSLVLADEVLTADSSRFWPADQWQPGHAQPSYDKQHVRDWLTSPESGWDRKSEQPPPPLQQDVVEATRAKYVEAYERLTGTSWT encoded by the coding sequence GTGTCCGGATTCGTAGAGAAGCCCGAGCCGATCCAGGTTCCGGGCCTGGTGCATCTGCACACCGGAAAGGTGCGTGAGCTGTACCAGAACGAGGCGGGCGACCTCGTGATGGTCGCCAGCGACCGCATCTCCGCGTTCGACTGGGTGCTGCCGACCGAGATCCCCGACAAGGGCCGGATCCTCACGCAGCTCTCCCTGTGGTGGTTCGACCAGCTCGCCGACCTGATCCCGAACCACGTCCTGAGCACGGAACTGCCCGCGGGCGCCCCCGCCGACTGGGCGGGCCGCACGCTCGTCTGCAAGTCCCTCCAGATGGTCCCCGTGGAGTGCGTGGCCCGTGGCTACCTGACCGGCTCGGGCCTGGTCGAGTACAACGACTCCCGCACGGTCTGTGGCCTCGCCCTCCCGGAAGGCCTGGTCGACGGCAGTGAACTGCCCGCCCCGATCTTCACCCCGGCCACCAAGGCCGCCGTCGGAGAGCACGACGAGAACGTCTCCTACGAGGAGGTCGCCCGCCAGGTAGGCGCCGACACCGCCGCCCGGCTGCGTCAGGCGACCCTCGCCGTCTACTCGCGGGGCCGGGACATCGCCCGCGACCGGGGGATCATCCTCGCGGACACGAAGTTCGAGTTCGGCTTCGACGGCGACTCCCTGGTCCTCGCGGACGAGGTCCTCACCGCGGACTCCTCCCGCTTCTGGCCGGCCGACCAGTGGCAGCCGGGCCACGCGCAGCCGTCGTACGACAAGCAGCACGTCCGCGACTGGCTGACGTCGCCGGAGTCCGGCTGGGACCGCAAGAGCGAGCAGCCCCCGCCCCCGCTGCAGCAGGACGTCGTGGAGGCCACCCGCGCCAAGTACGTGGAGGCGTACGAGCGCCTGACCGGCACCAGCTGGACGTAG
- a CDS encoding helicase C-terminal domain-containing protein, with protein MTRTDAVSPPEPRSVGELADRLQRPGAVAQVLPRLSLPHLQVAEALAALAPTTRDALAELLGAMDEERARGLDAALRALADHALVWPDGEGLLRMVAPLRQAWDAPLGLDAPLRQLLKDTTSDELRRMLGSLGIKSGGTKQQRLTDLVEHHSDRERITELVARAPVATRKLLERRARTAPERSEFLVFGAPGIDSEPDSRWALERGLLVQDRRGYGTARMPAEVALALRGPGWRTPFEPAPPDVPAMPVTPAEVDREATAAAMAFGAHAASVLTVCAASPPARLKSGGIGARELSRVCKAARCDDVVVRIVLETAYAAGLLARDGDRVTATEGYDAWAEQEPAEQFAVLLQAWRTLQLTPGQARDEDGKALPTLAGTPPCDGCLQAREGLLAAAAGLPAGQGVKSHADLGPLVAWHRPLAHPLPQDATPFATVSREAELLGVLARGALSPIGTALLDNDAEAPAAACRRLLPAATGTARFGADLTAVVTGTPSARLTTLLDSVADRETGGTASVWRFSPGSVRRALDADRTPDAIEADLAAVAVEPLPQPLVYLIHDTARGHGRVRIAPAACVLHSEEHTLLAELAAHRKLAELGLRHLAPTVLVSRAPLEKTLAALRAAGYAPVAETADGTVRVEKAQRHRAVAPVPSPRPPGGTSRRRKADGRTEQAPATADLRALATGLKTAPPASPQPDPYNGIPFDSDTEEIIAGLARQLSLTDVRQLAHAVNEDQAITIEYVAASGSRTIRTLSELDLDPPYLYAWCHLRNDERVFTLSRIHGVMPG; from the coding sequence ATGACGAGGACCGATGCCGTTTCCCCTCCGGAACCGAGGTCGGTCGGCGAACTGGCGGACCGCCTGCAACGCCCGGGGGCGGTGGCACAGGTCCTGCCTCGGCTCTCGCTCCCGCACCTGCAAGTGGCCGAGGCGCTCGCGGCGCTGGCGCCCACCACCCGCGATGCCTTGGCGGAACTGCTGGGAGCGATGGACGAGGAGCGTGCTCGCGGGCTGGACGCCGCCCTTCGGGCGCTGGCCGATCACGCGCTGGTCTGGCCGGACGGTGAGGGACTGCTGCGCATGGTGGCGCCGCTGCGGCAGGCGTGGGACGCTCCGCTGGGACTGGACGCGCCACTGCGTCAGCTGCTGAAGGACACCACCTCCGACGAACTGCGCCGCATGCTGGGGTCATTGGGGATCAAGTCCGGTGGCACAAAGCAGCAGCGGCTGACGGACCTGGTGGAACACCACAGCGACCGGGAGCGGATCACCGAACTCGTGGCACGGGCTCCGGTGGCCACCCGCAAGCTGCTTGAGCGCCGGGCGAGGACCGCGCCGGAGCGGTCGGAGTTCCTCGTGTTCGGGGCTCCGGGGATCGATTCGGAGCCGGATTCGCGATGGGCGCTTGAGCGGGGACTCCTGGTCCAGGACCGTCGCGGGTACGGAACGGCGCGCATGCCGGCCGAGGTGGCGCTCGCACTGCGCGGGCCCGGCTGGCGGACTCCGTTCGAGCCCGCCCCGCCCGACGTGCCGGCCATGCCCGTCACCCCGGCCGAGGTGGACCGCGAGGCGACGGCAGCGGCCATGGCATTCGGCGCTCATGCCGCCTCGGTTCTCACGGTGTGCGCCGCCTCACCGCCGGCCCGGCTGAAGAGCGGCGGGATCGGAGCACGCGAACTCTCCCGGGTCTGCAAGGCGGCACGCTGTGACGACGTCGTGGTGCGCATCGTGCTCGAAACGGCGTACGCGGCCGGGCTGTTGGCCCGGGACGGCGACAGGGTCACGGCGACGGAAGGTTATGACGCCTGGGCGGAACAGGAGCCGGCAGAACAGTTCGCGGTGCTTCTCCAGGCGTGGCGGACACTGCAGCTCACCCCCGGCCAGGCCCGCGACGAGGACGGCAAGGCCCTGCCCACGCTTGCCGGAACACCTCCCTGCGACGGCTGTCTGCAGGCCCGGGAGGGTCTCCTCGCCGCCGCAGCAGGGCTTCCGGCGGGGCAGGGCGTGAAGAGTCACGCTGACCTGGGCCCACTCGTCGCCTGGCACCGTCCGCTCGCCCATCCGCTGCCCCAGGACGCCACGCCGTTCGCCACCGTGAGCCGCGAGGCGGAACTGCTCGGCGTTCTCGCCCGGGGCGCTCTGTCCCCCATCGGGACTGCCCTGCTGGACAATGACGCCGAAGCACCGGCCGCCGCCTGCCGACGGCTGCTGCCCGCCGCCACCGGCACCGCACGCTTTGGCGCCGACCTCACAGCCGTCGTCACCGGCACGCCGTCCGCCCGTCTCACCACGCTGCTGGATTCGGTCGCCGACCGCGAAACCGGCGGCACGGCGTCGGTGTGGCGGTTCAGTCCCGGCAGCGTCCGCCGGGCCCTGGACGCCGACCGCACTCCCGACGCCATCGAAGCCGACCTGGCCGCCGTCGCCGTCGAACCTCTCCCCCAGCCACTGGTGTACCTGATCCACGACACCGCGCGCGGTCACGGCCGGGTGCGCATCGCCCCCGCGGCCTGTGTGCTCCACAGCGAGGAGCACACCCTCCTGGCCGAGCTGGCCGCCCACCGCAAACTCGCCGAACTCGGCCTTCGCCACCTGGCGCCGACGGTACTGGTGAGCCGCGCCCCGCTGGAAAAGACGCTCGCCGCCCTCCGAGCCGCGGGCTATGCCCCAGTCGCCGAGACCGCCGACGGGACGGTACGAGTCGAGAAGGCGCAGCGCCACCGCGCCGTCGCCCCGGTCCCGTCCCCGCGCCCGCCCGGCGGCACCTCCCGCCGCCGGAAGGCCGACGGCCGAACGGAGCAGGCTCCGGCGACGGCCGACCTGCGTGCCCTGGCCACTGGGCTGAAGACCGCCCCACCGGCCTCCCCGCAGCCCGACCCGTACAACGGCATCCCCTTCGACAGCGACACCGAGGAAATCATCGCCGGGCTCGCCCGTCAGCTGTCCCTCACCGATGTTCGGCAGCTGGCTCATGCCGTCAACGAAGACCAGGCGATCACCATCGAATACGTCGCCGCCTCGGGCAGCCGCACCATACGGACCCTCAGCGAGCTCGATCTCGACCCGCCCTACCTGTACGCCTGGTGCCACCTGCGCAACGACGAGCGTGTCTTCACCCTCTCCCGCATTCACGGCGTCATGCCCGGGTAG
- a CDS encoding phosphorothioated DNA-binding restriction endonuclease — MDWLERTAKLRQWTRSGTRAPHKPLLFLYALGRFQQGADDELRYSAVEEDLKRLLSEYGPPNKTTPAYPFHHLVSDGVWEVRTDRGPGSPGSGARELRAAGAAGSLAPDLRTALRREPSLLGRMARVLLDLNFPASLHDELCEAVGLELEQAETAEVSAVQRRRDPRMRELVLTAYEYRCAFCGYDGRIGAVPVGLEAAHVRWWAFGGPDDVDNGLCLCSLHHKLFDKGVLGVGDGHRILVSQRFVGHSPAAHEHVIALAGRPLVGPQPGIRSIAPTHRAWHASQVFHGSPRPAAAVWQVRK, encoded by the coding sequence ATGGACTGGCTCGAGCGCACCGCGAAGCTGAGGCAGTGGACCAGAAGCGGGACTCGCGCTCCGCACAAGCCGCTGCTGTTCCTGTACGCCCTCGGGCGGTTCCAGCAGGGCGCCGACGACGAGCTGCGGTACAGCGCAGTGGAAGAGGACCTGAAGCGGCTGCTGTCCGAGTACGGGCCGCCCAACAAGACGACGCCCGCCTACCCGTTCCATCACCTGGTCAGTGACGGGGTGTGGGAGGTGCGTACCGATCGCGGACCGGGCAGCCCCGGTAGCGGGGCGCGGGAGCTGCGGGCCGCGGGAGCGGCAGGGAGCCTGGCGCCCGATCTGCGAACGGCGCTGCGGCGTGAGCCATCGCTGCTCGGCCGGATGGCGCGGGTACTGCTCGACCTGAACTTCCCGGCCTCGCTCCACGACGAGCTGTGCGAAGCCGTCGGTCTGGAGCTGGAGCAGGCCGAGACCGCCGAGGTCTCGGCCGTGCAGCGGCGCCGGGACCCACGGATGCGGGAGCTGGTGCTGACGGCCTACGAGTACCGGTGCGCCTTCTGCGGCTATGACGGCCGGATCGGCGCGGTTCCGGTCGGGCTGGAGGCCGCGCATGTGCGGTGGTGGGCGTTCGGCGGCCCCGACGACGTCGACAACGGACTGTGTCTCTGCTCGCTGCACCACAAGCTCTTCGACAAGGGCGTCCTCGGTGTCGGAGACGGCCACCGCATCCTGGTCTCACAACGGTTCGTCGGCCACAGCCCTGCCGCCCACGAACACGTCATAGCGCTCGCGGGCCGTCCGCTCGTCGGACCTCAGCCGGGCATCCGCTCCATCGCACCGACCCATCGCGCCTGGCACGCGAGCCAGGTGTTCCACGGCAGCCCACGCCCCGCCGCAGCCGTCTGGCAAGTAAGAAAGTGA
- a CDS encoding N,N-dimethylformamidase beta subunit family domain-containing protein has translation MGSEQIRRWESGALAHAVTDPFGQGPVPWLRGNVTYFDDSGQVVPWYVDQDPAQAPKKGSRSGGPRAADDVHCQIKGFTSTGAVAPGEAIDFHITVDPPQEFGVDIYRIGHYGGDGAAKITTSPRLSGMVQPPPLTADRTVSCHHWWLSWRLQIPSYWNIGAYVAVLTTADGYRSHVPFTVRHDQPADLLLVLPDITWQAYNLYPEDGRTGASLYHAWDEKGRLLGESEAAATVSFDRPYAGAGLPLHVGHAYDFIRWAERYGYDAAYATAGDLHAGRVDPTRYRGLVFPGHDEYWSAAMRGAVELARDAGTSLVFLSANSMYWQVELGPSPSGVPDRLLTCRKRRGPGKPVLWREIDRAEQQLIGIQYAGPVPVPHPLIVRNAGHWLWEATGAQEGDEIEGMVAGEADRYFPRTPLPEHEERVLLAHSPYTDKEGASRHQETSLYRAPSGAWVFASGTFAWTPALDRPGHVDPRIQRATANLLDRICKRD, from the coding sequence ATGGGTTCGGAGCAGATCCGCCGCTGGGAGTCGGGAGCGCTGGCGCACGCCGTGACGGATCCCTTCGGGCAGGGCCCCGTTCCGTGGCTGCGCGGAAACGTGACGTACTTCGACGACAGCGGCCAGGTCGTCCCCTGGTACGTGGACCAGGATCCGGCCCAGGCCCCGAAGAAGGGCAGCCGCTCCGGCGGCCCCCGCGCGGCCGACGACGTTCACTGCCAGATCAAGGGCTTCACCTCCACCGGCGCGGTCGCGCCCGGCGAGGCCATCGACTTCCACATCACCGTCGACCCGCCCCAGGAGTTCGGCGTCGACATCTACCGCATCGGCCACTACGGCGGTGACGGCGCCGCGAAGATCACCACCAGCCCGCGTCTGTCCGGCATGGTGCAGCCCCCGCCGCTCACGGCGGACCGTACGGTCTCCTGCCACCACTGGTGGCTGTCCTGGCGGCTCCAGATCCCGTCGTACTGGAACATCGGCGCGTACGTCGCCGTCCTCACCACCGCCGACGGCTACCGCTCCCACGTCCCGTTCACGGTCCGCCACGACCAGCCCGCCGACCTGCTCCTCGTCCTGCCCGACATCACCTGGCAGGCGTACAACCTCTACCCGGAGGACGGCCGCACCGGCGCCAGCCTCTACCACGCCTGGGACGAGAAGGGCCGGCTGCTGGGCGAGTCCGAGGCCGCCGCCACGGTCTCCTTCGACCGCCCGTACGCGGGCGCCGGCCTCCCCCTGCACGTCGGCCACGCCTACGACTTCATCCGCTGGGCCGAGCGCTACGGCTACGACGCCGCCTACGCCACCGCCGGCGACCTGCACGCGGGCCGCGTCGACCCCACCCGCTACCGCGGCCTGGTCTTCCCCGGCCACGACGAGTACTGGTCGGCCGCGATGCGCGGCGCCGTAGAGCTCGCCCGCGACGCCGGCACCTCGCTCGTGTTCCTCTCCGCCAACTCGATGTACTGGCAGGTGGAGCTGGGCCCCTCCCCGTCCGGCGTCCCCGACCGCCTGCTGACCTGCCGCAAGCGCAGGGGCCCCGGCAAGCCGGTGCTGTGGCGGGAGATCGACCGGGCGGAGCAGCAGCTCATCGGCATCCAGTACGCCGGGCCCGTCCCCGTGCCGCATCCGCTGATCGTGCGCAACGCCGGCCACTGGCTGTGGGAGGCGACCGGGGCGCAGGAGGGGGACGAGATCGAGGGCATGGTGGCCGGCGAGGCCGACCGCTACTTCCCGCGCACCCCGCTGCCCGAGCACGAGGAGCGCGTGCTGCTCGCCCACTCCCCGTACACCGACAAGGAGGGCGCATCCCGCCACCAGGAGACGTCCCTGTACCGCGCCCCCTCCGGCGCCTGGGTCTTCGCATCCGGAACGTTCGCCTGGACCCCGGCCCTGGACCGCCCGGGCCACGTCGACCCCCGCATCCAACGGGCCACCGCAAACCTCCTCGACCGCATCTGCAAACGCGACTGA
- a CDS encoding response regulator transcription factor yields the protein MTAVEPVRLLLADDEHLIRGALAALLSLEDDIMVVAEAATGPEAMAMARAHQPDVAVLDLQMPGADGVKVATSLRTELPGCKVLIVTSHGRPGHLKRALEAGVRGFVPKTVSAQRLAELIRTVHAGNRYVDPELAADAIAAGDSPLTAREAEVLELAADGAPVAEIAERAALSQGTVRNYLSSAVSKLGAENRHAAVRLARERGWV from the coding sequence ATGACGGCCGTAGAACCCGTGCGGCTGCTGCTCGCCGATGACGAGCACCTCATCCGTGGCGCGCTCGCCGCGCTGCTGTCCCTGGAGGACGACATCATGGTCGTCGCCGAGGCTGCCACCGGGCCGGAGGCGATGGCGATGGCCCGGGCGCACCAGCCCGACGTCGCCGTACTGGATCTCCAGATGCCCGGCGCCGACGGTGTGAAGGTCGCCACATCCCTGCGCACCGAACTGCCCGGCTGCAAGGTGCTCATCGTCACCAGCCACGGGCGGCCCGGGCATCTGAAGCGGGCTCTGGAGGCCGGGGTGCGGGGGTTCGTGCCGAAGACCGTGAGTGCGCAGCGGCTCGCGGAGCTCATTCGCACGGTGCACGCCGGGAACCGTTACGTCGACCCCGAGTTGGCCGCCGACGCGATCGCCGCCGGGGACTCGCCGCTGACCGCCCGGGAGGCCGAGGTGCTGGAACTCGCAGCCGACGGCGCGCCGGTGGCCGAGATCGCGGAACGGGCCGCGCTGTCACAGGGGACCGTGCGGAACTACCTGTCGTCGGCCGTGTCGAAGCTGGGGGCGGAGAACCGGCATGCCGCGGTGCGGCTCGCGCGGGAGCGAGGTTGGGTATAG
- the purD gene encoding phosphoribosylamine--glycine ligase has translation MKVLVIGSGAREHALCHSLSHDPDVTALHCAPGNAGIAEVAELHQVDALDGTAVTALAKQLGADLVVVGPEAPLVAGVADAVREAGIPVFGPSGQAARLEGSKAFAKDVMATAEVPTARSYVCTTPEEVDAALDAFGAPYVVKDDGLAAGKGVVVTDDLDTARAHAAACERVVIEEYLDGPEVSLFAVTDGETVLPLQPAQDFKRALDGDQGPNTGGMGAYSPLPWADPKLVDEVLQTVLQPTVDEMKRRGTPFSGLLYAGLAITSRGVRVIEFNARFGDPETQVVLARLKTPLAGLLMAAATGNLAHLEPLRWSDDAAVTVVVASHNYPGTPRTGDPITGLDEVAALDAPHAYVLHAGTKRDGDAIVSAGGRVLSVTATGKDLAEARDRAYTAVGRIRLDGSQHRTDIAAKAAGA, from the coding sequence GTGAAGGTCCTCGTCATCGGCAGCGGCGCCCGCGAACACGCCCTGTGCCACTCCCTGTCCCACGACCCCGACGTCACCGCGCTGCACTGCGCCCCCGGCAACGCCGGCATCGCCGAGGTCGCCGAGCTGCACCAGGTCGACGCCCTGGACGGCACGGCCGTCACCGCGCTGGCCAAGCAGCTCGGCGCGGACCTCGTGGTCGTCGGCCCGGAGGCGCCGCTGGTCGCCGGTGTCGCCGACGCCGTCCGCGAGGCCGGCATCCCGGTCTTCGGCCCGTCCGGGCAGGCCGCCCGGCTCGAGGGCTCCAAGGCCTTCGCGAAGGACGTCATGGCGACGGCCGAGGTGCCCACGGCACGGTCGTACGTCTGCACGACCCCCGAGGAGGTCGACGCGGCCCTCGACGCTTTCGGCGCCCCGTACGTCGTCAAGGACGACGGGCTCGCCGCCGGCAAGGGTGTCGTCGTCACCGACGACCTCGACACGGCCAGGGCCCACGCCGCCGCCTGCGAACGCGTGGTCATCGAGGAGTACCTCGACGGCCCCGAGGTCTCCCTGTTCGCCGTCACCGACGGTGAGACGGTCCTGCCGCTCCAGCCCGCCCAGGACTTCAAGCGCGCGCTGGACGGCGACCAGGGCCCGAACACCGGCGGCATGGGCGCGTACTCCCCGCTGCCGTGGGCCGACCCGAAGCTGGTCGACGAGGTGCTCCAGACCGTCCTCCAGCCGACCGTGGACGAGATGAAGCGCCGCGGCACGCCGTTCTCCGGGCTGCTCTACGCCGGACTCGCGATCACCTCCCGCGGCGTCCGCGTGATCGAGTTCAACGCCCGCTTCGGCGACCCCGAGACCCAGGTCGTCCTGGCCCGGCTGAAGACGCCGCTGGCCGGTCTCCTGATGGCCGCGGCCACCGGCAACCTCGCCCACCTGGAGCCGCTGCGCTGGAGCGACGACGCGGCCGTCACGGTGGTCGTCGCCTCGCACAACTACCCCGGCACCCCGCGCACCGGCGACCCGATCACCGGTCTCGACGAGGTCGCCGCCCTGGACGCCCCGCACGCGTACGTGCTGCACGCCGGCACCAAGCGTGACGGCGACGCGATCGTCAGCGCGGGCGGCCGCGTCCTGTCCGTCACGGCCACCGGCAAGGACCTCGCCGAGGCCCGTGACCGCGCCTACACGGCCGTCGGCCGCATCCGGCTGGACGGTTCCCAGCACCGCACGGACATCGCCGCGAAGGCGGCAGGCGCGTAA
- a CDS encoding DNA polymerase III subunit gamma and tau yields the protein MSSLALYRRYRPETFAEVIGQQHVTDPLQQALRNNRVNHAYLFSGPRGCGKTTSARILARCLNCEQGPTPTPCGECQSCQDLARNGPGSIDVIEIDAASHGGVDDARDLREKAFFGPARSRYKIYIIDEAHMVTSAGFNALLKVVEEPPEHLKFIFATTEPEKVIGTIRSRTHHYPFRLVPPGTLREYLAEVCRKEAIPVEDGVLPLVVRAGGGSVRDSMSVMDQLLAGAAADGVTYAMATSLLGYTDGSLLDSVVEAFATGDGAAAFEVVDRVIEGGNDPRRFVADLLERLRDLVILAAVPDAAEKGLIDAPADVIERMQAQAGTFGAAELSRAADLVNEGLTEMRGANSPRLQLELICARVLLPAAYGDERSVMARLDRIERGVNFSSQGPAGMPAMGYAPGPEGHGAAAAGPAAAPVPPGGGPAAARAAVRASGAPGAASPGGGGGSGGHAPAAAGHAHAPAAAGQGAQQPAVSGTPAPADPAPADPATPSGPADGGHARPAQAQPAQPPQAPPAQAPAPSNAPAAASAPAPGAWPTAASAGSGRRPGGWPTAASGAPAPAPAPASTPRQRAPPLRARPHPPPHRHPRPRHRPPRHPAVSTPACSGRTSWKRSRTAVASPGSCSARTPR from the coding sequence GTGTCGTCTCTCGCTCTGTACCGCCGCTATCGCCCGGAGACCTTCGCCGAGGTCATCGGGCAGCAGCACGTCACCGACCCGTTGCAGCAGGCGCTGCGGAACAACCGGGTCAACCACGCGTACCTGTTCAGCGGGCCGCGCGGCTGTGGCAAGACGACCAGTGCGCGGATCCTGGCCCGGTGTCTGAACTGCGAGCAGGGCCCTACGCCCACGCCGTGCGGTGAGTGCCAGTCGTGTCAGGACCTCGCGCGCAACGGACCCGGTTCCATCGACGTCATCGAGATCGACGCCGCTTCCCACGGTGGCGTGGACGACGCCCGTGACCTGCGTGAAAAGGCCTTCTTCGGACCTGCGCGCAGTCGGTACAAGATCTACATCATCGACGAGGCCCACATGGTCACGTCGGCCGGCTTCAACGCGCTGCTGAAGGTCGTCGAGGAGCCGCCGGAGCATCTCAAGTTCATCTTCGCGACCACCGAGCCCGAGAAGGTCATCGGGACCATCCGGTCGCGGACCCACCACTACCCGTTCCGGCTCGTCCCGCCCGGGACCTTGCGGGAGTACCTCGCCGAGGTGTGCCGGAAGGAGGCCATCCCGGTAGAGGACGGTGTGCTGCCGCTCGTCGTGCGCGCCGGTGGCGGCTCCGTGCGTGACTCCATGTCCGTCATGGACCAGCTGCTGGCCGGCGCCGCCGCGGACGGTGTGACGTATGCCATGGCGACCTCCCTGCTCGGGTACACCGACGGCTCCCTCCTGGACTCCGTCGTCGAGGCCTTCGCCACGGGTGACGGGGCCGCGGCCTTCGAGGTCGTCGACCGTGTGATCGAGGGCGGGAACGATCCCCGTCGGTTCGTCGCCGACCTGCTGGAGCGGCTGCGTGACCTGGTGATCCTCGCCGCCGTCCCGGACGCGGCCGAGAAGGGGCTCATCGACGCCCCCGCCGACGTCATCGAGCGCATGCAGGCCCAGGCCGGCACCTTCGGCGCCGCCGAGCTGAGCCGGGCCGCCGACCTCGTCAACGAGGGTTTGACCGAGATGCGCGGCGCCAACTCGCCCCGCCTCCAGCTCGAGCTGATCTGCGCACGCGTTCTGCTCCCCGCCGCCTACGGCGACGAGCGGTCCGTCATGGCCCGCCTGGACCGGATCGAGCGTGGCGTGAACTTCTCCTCCCAGGGCCCCGCCGGCATGCCCGCCATGGGGTACGCGCCAGGGCCCGAGGGGCATGGGGCAGCGGCGGCCGGTCCGGCGGCCGCTCCCGTTCCGCCGGGTGGCGGTCCGGCCGCGGCCCGGGCGGCGGTCCGTGCCTCCGGAGCACCGGGTGCCGCGAGCCCCGGTGGTGGCGGTGGCAGTGGTGGTCATGCGCCGGCTGCGGCCGGGCATGCGCATGCCCCCGCTGCGGCGGGTCAGGGCGCGCAGCAGCCGGCGGTGTCGGGTACGCCCGCTCCCGCCGACCCCGCTCCCGCCGACCCGGCAACCCCCTCCGGCCCCGCCGACGGCGGGCACGCCCGGCCTGCCCAGGCCCAGCCCGCCCAGCCACCCCAGGCACCGCCCGCTCAGGCTCCCGCTCCCTCCAACGCTCCCGCAGCCGCCTCCGCCCCGGCCCCCGGCGCCTGGCCCACCGCGGCTTCCGCAGGCAGCGGCCGCCGCCCCGGCGGCTGGCCCACGGCCGCCTCGGGCGCACCCGCGCCCGCTCCCGCACCCGCGTCGACCCCCCGGCAGCGAGCTCCCCCGCTCCGAGCGCGCCCCCACCCACCACCCCATCGGCACCCTCGGCCCCGGCACCGGCCGCCCCGGCACCCGGCGGTCTCGACCCCCGCATGCTCTGGCCGAACATCCTGGAAGCGGTCAAGAACCGCCGTCGCTTCACCTGGATCCTGCTCAGCCAGAACGCCCAGGTGA
- a CDS encoding CopG family transcriptional regulator: MASKKVTVTIPEDLLEEIRAEAAERGLSAYVAEALRFKRDRDRLRELVDWLREEHGPVTDDEHAEALEALADLDAEHERRHAAKRKAGEAA; encoded by the coding sequence CTGGCAAGTAAGAAAGTGACGGTGACCATCCCTGAAGATCTCCTTGAGGAGATCCGCGCCGAGGCAGCTGAGCGGGGCCTGTCGGCGTACGTGGCCGAGGCACTGCGCTTCAAGCGTGACCGGGACCGGCTGCGGGAGCTCGTGGACTGGCTGCGGGAGGAACACGGTCCCGTCACCGATGACGAACACGCGGAGGCGTTGGAGGCGCTGGCGGACCTCGACGCCGAGCACGAGCGCCGCCACGCCGCCAAGCGCAAGGCCGGAGAGGCCGCGTGA